Within Micavibrio sp. TMED2, the genomic segment ACCGTATCCGCAAGGATCTGGAGCAGGTACGCCGCACCCGTGGCCTGCATCGCAAGGCACGGGCCAAGGTGCCATATCCGGTTGTGGCCCTGGTCGGCTATACCAATGCCGGTAAATCCACCCTGTTCAATCGCCTGTCCGGTGCCTCGGTCCGGGCTGAGGATTTGCTGTTCGCCACCCTAGACCCGACCATGCGGGCGATTGATCTCGCTCCTGATCTGCGGGTCATCATGTCGGATACCGTGGGGTTCGTCTCAAACCTGCCGACCAGTCTGGTCGAGGCCTTCCGGGCAACGCTTGAGGAAGTGACGGCGGCTGACTGGATCATCCATGTCCGTGACGCGGCCCATGCCGATACCGATGCCCAGCGGCAGGATGTGGAGAGCGTACTGAAAGATCTTGGCATCGAGGCGGATGAGGATACCCGCATCATCGAGGTGCTGAACAAGAGCGATCAGCTGGACCCGGAAGATGTGGGAAGCATGCTGGCCGCGACCCGGCGGCGCAAGAGTGCCGACACAAGGGATCAGGTTCTGGCCCTGTCTGCCATTACCGGTGAGGGGACTGGCGATCTGACGGCATTGATCCGGCGGCTGGAGCGGGCCAAGAACAAGGTTCGTTATTGCCGGATACCGCAGGGGCAGGGCGATATCGTCAACTGGCTTTATCAGCACGGCGATATTCTCGAGCGGCGTGATGAGGCAGAGGAGATCGAACTGACCATCTCCATGACCGACACCGATATTGCCAGATTTGAAAGTCGTTTCCCCGAACTTGCACTTGCCGTCGAGAAACCGCACACTCAGCCCGCTGAATAATCTTTCCGGGCGGTCTTGCATGCAAATGCTTGAATTTCATACCGCCTGACCCAATCAAATTGCAGAAAAATTCTCAGGAGGAAGCATCGTGTCAGGATTGAAGGTGGCTTTTGTCGGTCTCGGT encodes:
- a CDS encoding GTPase HflX; its protein translation is MVAPIILSVRQAPNDRDEDSLLAEATGLAAAISLEVVSALAANIRQPKPATLFSETVLKDINDLADAENAGLIIIDGNLTPVQQRNLERRWHAKVIDRTGLILEIFGARAQTAEGKLQVELAALQYQRSRLVRSWTHLERQRGGLGFVGGPGESQLEIDRRLIDTRIDRIRKDLEQVRRTRGLHRKARAKVPYPVVALVGYTNAGKSTLFNRLSGASVRAEDLLFATLDPTMRAIDLAPDLRVIMSDTVGFVSNLPTSLVEAFRATLEEVTAADWIIHVRDAAHADTDAQRQDVESVLKDLGIEADEDTRIIEVLNKSDQLDPEDVGSMLAATRRRKSADTRDQVLALSAITGEGTGDLTALIRRLERAKNKVRYCRIPQGQGDIVNWLYQHGDILERRDEAEEIELTISMTDTDIARFESRFPELALAVEKPHTQPAE